In Mixophyes fleayi isolate aMixFle1 chromosome 4, aMixFle1.hap1, whole genome shotgun sequence, the following proteins share a genomic window:
- the ANP32A gene encoding acidic leucine-rich nuclear phosphoprotein 32 family member A isoform X3 produces the protein MDMKKRIHLELRNRTPADVKELVLDNCRSKEGKIEGLTDEFEELEFLSTINVCLSSVANLPKLNKLKKLELSDNNISGGLEVLAEKCPNLTHLNLSGNRIKDLSTIEPLKKIGSLKSLDLFNCEVTNLNEYRENVFKLLPQLTYLDGYDRDDKEAPDSDAEAYVEGLDDEEDEEEEEEYDDDAPPGEEEEDEEEEEEVSGEEEVRFLNPCSLNPLYTQEEEEEDSKDEEEEEGEKDAEKGQKRKRDLEDEGEEDD, from the exons ATGGATATGAAGAAGAGGATCCACCTGGAGCTCCGGAACAGAACACCCGCCGAC GTTAAAGAGCTGGTCTTGGATAATTGCCGGTCAAAGGAAGGAAAAATAGAGGGGTTGACAGATGAATTTGAGGAACTGGAATTTCTGAGCACAATTAACGTCTGTCTGAGCTCTGTCGCAAATTTACCAAAGTTAAACAAACTGAAAAAG TTGGAGTTGAGCGATAACAACATCTCTGGTGGACTGGAAGTGCTGGCAGAAAAATGTCCAAATCTCACACACCTCAACCTAAGTGGCAACCGAATAAAAGACCTGAGCACAATAGAACCTCTG AAAAAAATAGGGAGCCTAAAGAGCTTAGACCTGTTTAACTGTGAGGTTACCAACCTCAATGAATATCGAGAAAACGTCTTCAAGCTGCTTCCCCAGCTCACTTATCTAGATGGATATGACCGCGATGACAAAGAAGCTCCTGACTCTGATGCTGAGGCCTATGTGGAGGGCTTGGATGATGAAGAAGATGAAGAGGAAG AGGAAGAATATGATGATGACGCTCCAccgggtgaggaggaagaggacgaggaagaagaagaggaagtgAGCGGCGAGGAAGAGGTGCGGTTCCTGAACCCTTGTTCTTTAAATCCTTTGTATACTCAG gaggaggaggaggaagattccaaggatgaggaggaggaagaaggtgaGAAAGATG
- the ANP32A gene encoding acidic leucine-rich nuclear phosphoprotein 32 family member A isoform X8, with amino-acid sequence MDMKKRIHLELRNRTPADVKELVLDNCRSKEGKIEGLTDEFEELEFLSTINVCLSSVANLPKLNKLKKLELSDNNISGGLEVLAEKCPNLTHLNLSGNRIKDLSTIEPLKKIGSLKSLDLFNCEVTNLNEYRENVFKLLPQLTYLDGYDRDDKEAPDSDAEAYVEGLDDEEDEEEEEEYDDDAPPGEEEEDEEEEEEVSGEEEVRFLNPCSLNPLYTQEEEEEDSKDEEEEEGEKDEKGQKRKRDLEDEGEEDD; translated from the exons ATGGATATGAAGAAGAGGATCCACCTGGAGCTCCGGAACAGAACACCCGCCGAC GTTAAAGAGCTGGTCTTGGATAATTGCCGGTCAAAGGAAGGAAAAATAGAGGGGTTGACAGATGAATTTGAGGAACTGGAATTTCTGAGCACAATTAACGTCTGTCTGAGCTCTGTCGCAAATTTACCAAAGTTAAACAAACTGAAAAAG TTGGAGTTGAGCGATAACAACATCTCTGGTGGACTGGAAGTGCTGGCAGAAAAATGTCCAAATCTCACACACCTCAACCTAAGTGGCAACCGAATAAAAGACCTGAGCACAATAGAACCTCTG AAAAAAATAGGGAGCCTAAAGAGCTTAGACCTGTTTAACTGTGAGGTTACCAACCTCAATGAATATCGAGAAAACGTCTTCAAGCTGCTTCCCCAGCTCACTTATCTAGATGGATATGACCGCGATGACAAAGAAGCTCCTGACTCTGATGCTGAGGCCTATGTGGAGGGCTTGGATGATGAAGAAGATGAAGAGGAAG AGGAAGAATATGATGATGACGCTCCAccgggtgaggaggaagaggacgaggaagaagaagaggaagtgAGCGGCGAGGAAGAGGTGCGGTTCCTGAACCCTTGTTCTTTAAATCCTTTGTATACTCAG gaggaggaggaggaagattccaaggatgaggaggaggaagaaggtgaGAAAGATG
- the ANP32A gene encoding acidic leucine-rich nuclear phosphoprotein 32 family member A isoform X6, translating to MDMKKRIHLELRNRTPADVKELVLDNCRSKEGKIEGLTDEFEELEFLSTINVCLSSVANLPKLNKLKKLELSDNNISGGLEVLAEKCPNLTHLNLSGNRIKDLSTIEPLKKIGSLKSLDLFNCEVTNLNEYRENVFKLLPQLTYLDGYDRDDKEAPDSDAEAYVEGLDDEEDEEEEEEYDDDAPPGEEEEDEEEEEEVSGEEEEEEEEDSKDEEEEEGEKDAEKGQKRKRDLEDEGEEDD from the exons ATGGATATGAAGAAGAGGATCCACCTGGAGCTCCGGAACAGAACACCCGCCGAC GTTAAAGAGCTGGTCTTGGATAATTGCCGGTCAAAGGAAGGAAAAATAGAGGGGTTGACAGATGAATTTGAGGAACTGGAATTTCTGAGCACAATTAACGTCTGTCTGAGCTCTGTCGCAAATTTACCAAAGTTAAACAAACTGAAAAAG TTGGAGTTGAGCGATAACAACATCTCTGGTGGACTGGAAGTGCTGGCAGAAAAATGTCCAAATCTCACACACCTCAACCTAAGTGGCAACCGAATAAAAGACCTGAGCACAATAGAACCTCTG AAAAAAATAGGGAGCCTAAAGAGCTTAGACCTGTTTAACTGTGAGGTTACCAACCTCAATGAATATCGAGAAAACGTCTTCAAGCTGCTTCCCCAGCTCACTTATCTAGATGGATATGACCGCGATGACAAAGAAGCTCCTGACTCTGATGCTGAGGCCTATGTGGAGGGCTTGGATGATGAAGAAGATGAAGAGGAAG AGGAAGAATATGATGATGACGCTCCAccgggtgaggaggaagaggacgaggaagaagaagaggaagtgAGCGGCGAGGAAGAG gaggaggaggaggaagattccaaggatgaggaggaggaagaaggtgaGAAAGATG
- the ANP32A gene encoding acidic leucine-rich nuclear phosphoprotein 32 family member A isoform X1: protein MEWTKEERSWEVKEARKCCRNTGKSLYVKELVLDNCRSKEGKIEGLTDEFEELEFLSTINVCLSSVANLPKLNKLKKLELSDNNISGGLEVLAEKCPNLTHLNLSGNRIKDLSTIEPLKKIGSLKSLDLFNCEVTNLNEYRENVFKLLPQLTYLDGYDRDDKEAPDSDAEAYVEGLDDEEDEEEEEEYDDDAPPGEEEEDEEEEEEVSGEEEVRFLNPCSLNPLYTQEEEEEDSKDEEEEEGEKDAEKGQKRKRDLEDEGEEDD, encoded by the exons ATGGAATGGACAAAAGAAGAACGAAGTTGGGAAGTAAAAGAAGCTAGGAAGTGCTGTAGGAACACAGGCAAATCACTTTAT GTTAAAGAGCTGGTCTTGGATAATTGCCGGTCAAAGGAAGGAAAAATAGAGGGGTTGACAGATGAATTTGAGGAACTGGAATTTCTGAGCACAATTAACGTCTGTCTGAGCTCTGTCGCAAATTTACCAAAGTTAAACAAACTGAAAAAG TTGGAGTTGAGCGATAACAACATCTCTGGTGGACTGGAAGTGCTGGCAGAAAAATGTCCAAATCTCACACACCTCAACCTAAGTGGCAACCGAATAAAAGACCTGAGCACAATAGAACCTCTG AAAAAAATAGGGAGCCTAAAGAGCTTAGACCTGTTTAACTGTGAGGTTACCAACCTCAATGAATATCGAGAAAACGTCTTCAAGCTGCTTCCCCAGCTCACTTATCTAGATGGATATGACCGCGATGACAAAGAAGCTCCTGACTCTGATGCTGAGGCCTATGTGGAGGGCTTGGATGATGAAGAAGATGAAGAGGAAG AGGAAGAATATGATGATGACGCTCCAccgggtgaggaggaagaggacgaggaagaagaagaggaagtgAGCGGCGAGGAAGAGGTGCGGTTCCTGAACCCTTGTTCTTTAAATCCTTTGTATACTCAG gaggaggaggaggaagattccaaggatgaggaggaggaagaaggtgaGAAAGATG
- the ANP32A gene encoding acidic leucine-rich nuclear phosphoprotein 32 family member A isoform X2, producing MEWTKEERSWEVKEARKCCRNTGKSLYVKELVLDNCRSKEGKIEGLTDEFEELEFLSTINVCLSSVANLPKLNKLKKLELSDNNISGGLEVLAEKCPNLTHLNLSGNRIKDLSTIEPLKKIGSLKSLDLFNCEVTNLNEYRENVFKLLPQLTYLDGYDRDDKEAPDSDAEAYVEGLDDEEDEEEEEEYDDDAPPGEEEEDEEEEEEVSGEEEVRFLNPCSLNPLYTQEEEEEDSKDEEEEEGEKDEKGQKRKRDLEDEGEEDD from the exons ATGGAATGGACAAAAGAAGAACGAAGTTGGGAAGTAAAAGAAGCTAGGAAGTGCTGTAGGAACACAGGCAAATCACTTTAT GTTAAAGAGCTGGTCTTGGATAATTGCCGGTCAAAGGAAGGAAAAATAGAGGGGTTGACAGATGAATTTGAGGAACTGGAATTTCTGAGCACAATTAACGTCTGTCTGAGCTCTGTCGCAAATTTACCAAAGTTAAACAAACTGAAAAAG TTGGAGTTGAGCGATAACAACATCTCTGGTGGACTGGAAGTGCTGGCAGAAAAATGTCCAAATCTCACACACCTCAACCTAAGTGGCAACCGAATAAAAGACCTGAGCACAATAGAACCTCTG AAAAAAATAGGGAGCCTAAAGAGCTTAGACCTGTTTAACTGTGAGGTTACCAACCTCAATGAATATCGAGAAAACGTCTTCAAGCTGCTTCCCCAGCTCACTTATCTAGATGGATATGACCGCGATGACAAAGAAGCTCCTGACTCTGATGCTGAGGCCTATGTGGAGGGCTTGGATGATGAAGAAGATGAAGAGGAAG AGGAAGAATATGATGATGACGCTCCAccgggtgaggaggaagaggacgaggaagaagaagaggaagtgAGCGGCGAGGAAGAGGTGCGGTTCCTGAACCCTTGTTCTTTAAATCCTTTGTATACTCAG gaggaggaggaggaagattccaaggatgaggaggaggaagaaggtgaGAAAGATG
- the ANP32A gene encoding acidic leucine-rich nuclear phosphoprotein 32 family member A isoform X4 yields the protein MEWTKEERSWEVKEARKCCRNTGKSLYVKELVLDNCRSKEGKIEGLTDEFEELEFLSTINVCLSSVANLPKLNKLKKLELSDNNISGGLEVLAEKCPNLTHLNLSGNRIKDLSTIEPLKKIGSLKSLDLFNCEVTNLNEYRENVFKLLPQLTYLDGYDRDDKEAPDSDAEAYVEGLDDEEDEEEEEEYDDDAPPGEEEEDEEEEEEVSGEEEEEEEEDSKDEEEEEGEKDAEKGQKRKRDLEDEGEEDD from the exons ATGGAATGGACAAAAGAAGAACGAAGTTGGGAAGTAAAAGAAGCTAGGAAGTGCTGTAGGAACACAGGCAAATCACTTTAT GTTAAAGAGCTGGTCTTGGATAATTGCCGGTCAAAGGAAGGAAAAATAGAGGGGTTGACAGATGAATTTGAGGAACTGGAATTTCTGAGCACAATTAACGTCTGTCTGAGCTCTGTCGCAAATTTACCAAAGTTAAACAAACTGAAAAAG TTGGAGTTGAGCGATAACAACATCTCTGGTGGACTGGAAGTGCTGGCAGAAAAATGTCCAAATCTCACACACCTCAACCTAAGTGGCAACCGAATAAAAGACCTGAGCACAATAGAACCTCTG AAAAAAATAGGGAGCCTAAAGAGCTTAGACCTGTTTAACTGTGAGGTTACCAACCTCAATGAATATCGAGAAAACGTCTTCAAGCTGCTTCCCCAGCTCACTTATCTAGATGGATATGACCGCGATGACAAAGAAGCTCCTGACTCTGATGCTGAGGCCTATGTGGAGGGCTTGGATGATGAAGAAGATGAAGAGGAAG AGGAAGAATATGATGATGACGCTCCAccgggtgaggaggaagaggacgaggaagaagaagaggaagtgAGCGGCGAGGAAGAG gaggaggaggaggaagattccaaggatgaggaggaggaagaaggtgaGAAAGATG
- the ANP32A gene encoding acidic leucine-rich nuclear phosphoprotein 32 family member A isoform X5 encodes MEWTKEERSWEVKEARKCCRNTGKSLYVKELVLDNCRSKEGKIEGLTDEFEELEFLSTINVCLSSVANLPKLNKLKKLELSDNNISGGLEVLAEKCPNLTHLNLSGNRIKDLSTIEPLKKIGSLKSLDLFNCEVTNLNEYRENVFKLLPQLTYLDGYDRDDKEAPDSDAEAYVEGLDDEEDEEEEEEYDDDAPPGEEEEDEEEEEEVSGEEEEEEEEDSKDEEEEEGEKDEKGQKRKRDLEDEGEEDD; translated from the exons ATGGAATGGACAAAAGAAGAACGAAGTTGGGAAGTAAAAGAAGCTAGGAAGTGCTGTAGGAACACAGGCAAATCACTTTAT GTTAAAGAGCTGGTCTTGGATAATTGCCGGTCAAAGGAAGGAAAAATAGAGGGGTTGACAGATGAATTTGAGGAACTGGAATTTCTGAGCACAATTAACGTCTGTCTGAGCTCTGTCGCAAATTTACCAAAGTTAAACAAACTGAAAAAG TTGGAGTTGAGCGATAACAACATCTCTGGTGGACTGGAAGTGCTGGCAGAAAAATGTCCAAATCTCACACACCTCAACCTAAGTGGCAACCGAATAAAAGACCTGAGCACAATAGAACCTCTG AAAAAAATAGGGAGCCTAAAGAGCTTAGACCTGTTTAACTGTGAGGTTACCAACCTCAATGAATATCGAGAAAACGTCTTCAAGCTGCTTCCCCAGCTCACTTATCTAGATGGATATGACCGCGATGACAAAGAAGCTCCTGACTCTGATGCTGAGGCCTATGTGGAGGGCTTGGATGATGAAGAAGATGAAGAGGAAG AGGAAGAATATGATGATGACGCTCCAccgggtgaggaggaagaggacgaggaagaagaagaggaagtgAGCGGCGAGGAAGAG gaggaggaggaggaagattccaaggatgaggaggaggaagaaggtgaGAAAGATG
- the ANP32A gene encoding acidic leucine-rich nuclear phosphoprotein 32 family member A isoform X7, giving the protein MEWTKEERSWEVKEARKCCRNTGKSLYVKELVLDNCRSKEGKIEGLTDEFEELEFLSTINVCLSSVANLPKLNKLKKLELSDNNISGGLEVLAEKCPNLTHLNLSGNRIKDLSTIEPLKKIGSLKSLDLFNCEVTNLNEYRENVFKLLPQLTYLDGYDRDDKEAPDSDAEAYVEGLDDEEDEEEDWRLNYTPLQSVGD; this is encoded by the exons ATGGAATGGACAAAAGAAGAACGAAGTTGGGAAGTAAAAGAAGCTAGGAAGTGCTGTAGGAACACAGGCAAATCACTTTAT GTTAAAGAGCTGGTCTTGGATAATTGCCGGTCAAAGGAAGGAAAAATAGAGGGGTTGACAGATGAATTTGAGGAACTGGAATTTCTGAGCACAATTAACGTCTGTCTGAGCTCTGTCGCAAATTTACCAAAGTTAAACAAACTGAAAAAG TTGGAGTTGAGCGATAACAACATCTCTGGTGGACTGGAAGTGCTGGCAGAAAAATGTCCAAATCTCACACACCTCAACCTAAGTGGCAACCGAATAAAAGACCTGAGCACAATAGAACCTCTG AAAAAAATAGGGAGCCTAAAGAGCTTAGACCTGTTTAACTGTGAGGTTACCAACCTCAATGAATATCGAGAAAACGTCTTCAAGCTGCTTCCCCAGCTCACTTATCTAGATGGATATGACCGCGATGACAAAGAAGCTCCTGACTCTGATGCTGAGGCCTATGTGGAGGGCTTGGATGATGAAGAAGATGAAGAGGAAG ACTGGAGACTAAATTACACACCTCTCCAGTCTGTTGGTGACTGA